In Brockia lithotrophica, the sequence CTTTCCCGCCGGGGTGTGCGGGACAAAACCGGAAGACTCATCGAACGCACGAAGAACTACGAAAAGGCGCGCCTTGAACTTGCCAGGCTCCACCGCCGGATTCAAAACATCCGGCTGGACTTCCTCCACAAGCTCACGGCCGAACTCGTCCGGGTGCATCCGGTGATCGCGATCGAAGATCTAAACGTCGCCGGCATGCTCAAAAATGACCGCCTTGCCCGGCACATCGCCGACGTCGGCTGGGGCACCTTCCGGGCGCTCCTCGAGGCGAAAGCCAAGCTTCGGGGAGTGCGGATGGTGAAGGTAAACCGCTTTGCACCGACGTCGAAGACGTGTTCTGTCTGCGGGTACGTACTTTCTGAGCTTCCGCTTTCTGTCCGAGCGTGGACGTGTCCGGTGTGCGGCACACGCCACGACCGAGACGAAAACGCGGCAAAGAACCTGCTCAAATTTGCCCTGGCAGTCGGCTTATAGACTGCCCTACCGCGAGTTCCGCGGGAAGTGACGCCTGTGGAGAGGAGCTCTGCGGCGGAACGGGAAATCCGGTCTACGAGCACCTCCTTGCGGAAGCAGGAAGCAACTGGGACATTTGTCCATGAGTTGCGGAACGGCGAACTATCCCGGGAGAGGTGGTGGGAACTGAGATCGAACGCCTTCTACTCCGTGGGTCAGGCCAACCAGAAGGAACTGAAAGGCTATAATGGCAATGCGAACACCGGGATCGTCCATGATTCGCTGACCGATTCCTTCCGGTTCAATGTATACATTCCTCCGATGCCGGGAAGAAAAACCGGTCGACGCAGGCGGGGGGCGAACTGGGTCACCGTGCCGCTGAAGGTCTCGTAGCGATACAGGTCCCTTTTGCAGAAACACCTTGATGTCGGCGAGGTTTACACCATTCGGGTCATGCGGAAAGACGACCGATTCGACTGTTTCATCTCTTTCCCCTTGAAAAGCGATCCGTTCCTTTCCTTTTCCCGGACAGAGGTCAGGCTCTGGCCGGGATCGATCTGAACCCGGACATGATAGCCGTCACCGTGGC encodes:
- a CDS encoding RNA-guided endonuclease TnpB family protein produces the protein GRMRTYLPQGRILHATVSREADRWFVSLTVEEEIPDPISPNGSAAGIDAGLESFITLADETGSVQKIQAPKPLRRALKRLKKLQRKLSRRGVRDKTGRLIERTKNYEKARLELARLHRRIQNIRLDFLHKLTAELVRVHPVIAIEDLNVAGMLKNDRLARHIADVGWGTFRALLEAKAKLRGVRMVKVNRFAPTSKTCSVCGYVLSELPLSVRAWTCPVCGTRHDRDENAAKNLLKFALAVGL